One Entelurus aequoreus isolate RoL-2023_Sb linkage group LG09, RoL_Eaeq_v1.1, whole genome shotgun sequence genomic window carries:
- the LOC133657606 gene encoding ubiquitin-conjugating enzyme E2 D4-like, producing the protein MALKRIQKELNDLQRDPPASCSAGPVGEDMFHWQATITGPNDSPYHGGVFFLSVHFPTDYPFKPPKVAFQTKIYHPNINSNGSICLDILRSQWSPALTVSKVLLSICSLLCDPNPDDPLVPDIAHTYKSDRQKYNKLAREWTQKYAM; encoded by the exons ATGGCTTTGAAGAGAATACAGAAG gaGTTGAATGACTTGCAGAGGGACCCTCCTGCATCATGCTCGGCTGGACCGGTAGGAGAGGACA TGTTCCATTGGCAAGCTACCATCACAGGACCG AATGACAGCCCATATCATGGAGGCGTGTTCTTCCTTTCTGTCCATTTCCCCACAGACTACCCTTTTAAACCACCCAAG GTGGCTTTTCAGACAAAGATCTATCACCCCAACATAAACAGCAACGGCAGCATCTGCCTGGACATCTTAAGGTCACAGTGGTCTCCTGCTCTCACCGTATCAAAAG TCTTGTTATCCATATGCTCTTTGCTATGTGACCCCAACCCTGACGACCCCTTAGTCCCGGACATCGCACACACATACAAATCAGACCGACAGAA GTACAACAAACTTGCCAGAGAATGGACTCAGAAGTATGCAATGTGA